The following coding sequences lie in one Fusarium poae strain DAOMC 252244 chromosome 1, whole genome shotgun sequence genomic window:
- a CDS encoding hypothetical protein (BUSCO:49659at5125) → MAGGTVKYRHLSRNSAARMALLRGLVTQLVQHEQIHTTYAKAKEAQRMAEKLITLAKRDNEPARRSAQGILYTPHTLLPKLLGELRTRYLDREGGYTRVVRTESKNTYDQGESAILEFVDGPKDSRFMMTAKTVARDRMLGMDHTPVTRTNIKKVTQFRGEEPFEEMVRRFMVLKANDETVPQKDESSLAEVEAEQTADQNAARAKEMAAGIVPDSVKKTSQ, encoded by the exons ATGGCTGGTGGTACCGTCAAATATCGGCATCTGAGCCGCAACTCAGCAGCCCGTATGGCACTGCTGCGCGGTCTCGTAACTCAACTCGTCCAACACGAACAAATACACACAACCTACGCCAAGGCGAAGGAAGCCCAGCGCATGGCGGAGAAGCTCATCACATTGGCCAAGAGGGACAATGAACCTGCCCGAAGATCAGCACAGGGTATCCTATAC ACACCACACACACTTCTACCCAAGCTACTGGGCGAGCTAAGAACACGGTATTTGGACCGAGAGGGCGGCTACACTCGTGTTGTCCGCACCGAGTCCAAGAACACCTACGATCAGGGTGAGAGCGCCATCCTCGAATTCGTCGACGGCCCCAAGGACTCGCGCTTCATGATGACAGCCAAGACCGTTGCTCGTGACCGTATGCTCGGAATGGACCACACACCCGTCACAAGGACGAACATCAAGAAGGTCACCCAGTTCCGTGGCGAGGAACCCTTTGAAGAGATGGTGCGAAGGTTTATGGTTCTCAAGGCTAATGATGAGACCGTACCACAAAAGGACGAGAGCAGTCTGGCTGAAGTCGAGGCTGAACAGACGGCCGATCAGAATGCTGCGAGAGCAAAGGAGATGGCCGCAGGGATCGTCCCAGATTCAGTGAAGAAGACGTCGCAATAA
- a CDS encoding hypothetical protein (BUSCO:49615at5125): MGFTTGFTGGVTLTLSLAYLSVLAHQRTREQQGSALRAQALALQGLIDPLPPLPPPTRSEVAAAQRAKTVEIAKDRWNTEVENAARWVQHTDWVQVREGLEETASRLWARAVGASPSEVADQAGQKAKDAERRAKPFVKEEAAKLGDASGKVAAAAKSAYKKAKAETKEFASVILDHSKDKENVDIAQEDGTLSALTPVERALQQRFNKPEDKVNKTVEDALSERYKPMDSRDNTQLRGV; encoded by the exons ATGGGCTTTACCACCGGCTTC ACCGGCGGTGTCACGCTCACCCTCTCCCTTGCCTATCTCTCAGTGCTCGCTCACCAGCGCACTCGTGAGCAACAAGGCTCAGCGCTTCGCGCCCAAGCTCTCGCTCTCCAGGGCTTGATCGACCCTCTGCCACCGCTGCCACCGCCTACGCGGTCCGAAGTCGCAGCAGCCCAAAGGGCTAAGACTGTTGAGATCGCCAAGGACCGATGGAACACTGAAGTCGAGAACGCAGCACGATGGGTGCAGCACACCGATTGGGTCCAAGTACGTGAAGGTCTTGAGGAGACTGCATCACGACTCTGGGCTCGAGCCGTCGGCGCTAGCCCTTCAGAAGTTGCCGACCAGGCTGGACAAAAAGCAAAGGATGCTGAGCGACGAGCAAAGCCTTTCgtgaaggaagaggctgccAAGCTTGGTGACGCCAGTGGAAAGGTCGCAGCGGCGGCCAAGAGCGCTTACAAAAAGGCAAAGGCCGAGACCAAGGAGTTTGCCAGCGTTATTCTGGATCACAGCAAGGATAAGGAGAATGTCGATATTGCTCAAGAGGATGGAACTCTTTCCGCACTGACCCCTGTGGAGCGAGCTCTCCAACAACGATTTAACAAGCCCGAGGACAAGGTGAACAAGACAGTGGAGGATGCACTGAGCGAGAGATACAAGCCTATGGACTCTAGGGATAACACACAACTGAGGGGGGTCTAA